The following coding sequences are from one Candidatus Hydrogenedens sp. window:
- the glgX gene encoding glycogen debranching protein GlgX translates to MRRINPSEYIVTPGRPYPFGAIVSNDGVRFTIFSRHAKRVWLALFEDVDDKHPAWEFEFDPKRHRIGDVWSVFIRGVPTEGTLYMYRMDGPYDPRSGHRFNPSIYLLDPYGKAFIGDVDKGTMKTVVVPDEMDWEPERPSHLPMNELIIYETHVRGFTISASDVKRPGTYQGLIEKIPYLKDLGVNAVELLPIQEFGERRIGRCSLITMEELLNYWGYSNIGFFAPTHCYAVKPTRYEHLSEFRRMVEALHRAGIEIILDVVFNHTSEGNELGPTLSFRGIDNSVYYFLDKDGRYLNYSGCGNTLNCDHPIVRDFILDCLRYWVAVMHIDGFRFDLASILGRDEKGNVHPDAPLIERIAEDPVLRHVKLIAEAWDASGAYHVGSFGGLRWAEWNGKYRDDVRRYWRNDPGMLPVFATRIAGSSDLYQWGGRSPLHSINLITCHDGFTLHDLVTYSCKHNEANGENNRDGMDENFSCNYGVEGETEDPEINKIRTRMKKNFLATLFISLGVPMILGGDEFGRTQNGNNNAYCQDNKISWYDWDLFQKNYDLFRFCKGMIQLRKENPALRRTTFFDGIPKYGQQKWPDITWFNSEGNTVNWDGEDSVFGCRIDPEVNEGYALFLIFNNTPYERQFLVTAEPWRLRVNTAEPSPRDYYERHQTRILTERVITIQPRSVVILESKSSSSNQ, encoded by the coding sequence ATGCGTAGGATAAATCCATCGGAATATATTGTTACACCTGGACGCCCGTATCCGTTTGGTGCTATTGTTTCTAATGATGGTGTTCGTTTTACTATCTTTTCGAGGCATGCAAAGCGGGTATGGCTTGCTCTGTTTGAAGATGTTGACGACAAACATCCAGCATGGGAATTTGAATTTGACCCGAAGCGGCATCGTATTGGAGATGTTTGGTCCGTTTTCATTCGAGGAGTACCTACGGAGGGCACTTTGTATATGTATCGGATGGATGGACCCTATGACCCGCGTTCCGGACATCGGTTTAACCCTTCGATTTATTTACTCGACCCTTATGGAAAGGCCTTTATCGGGGATGTTGATAAAGGGACAATGAAGACAGTTGTTGTTCCTGATGAGATGGATTGGGAACCAGAACGACCTTCCCATCTTCCCATGAATGAATTGATAATTTATGAAACACATGTCCGCGGTTTTACCATAAGTGCTTCCGATGTGAAAAGACCCGGAACTTATCAGGGGCTTATTGAGAAGATTCCATACTTAAAAGATTTAGGTGTGAATGCAGTTGAATTACTACCGATTCAAGAATTTGGGGAGCGACGGATTGGTAGGTGCAGTCTAATTACCATGGAGGAATTACTTAATTATTGGGGATATAGTAATATTGGTTTTTTTGCTCCGACGCATTGTTATGCAGTGAAGCCTACCCGTTATGAACATTTATCAGAATTTCGCCGTATGGTAGAAGCCTTACATCGTGCAGGAATAGAAATTATCCTTGATGTTGTGTTCAATCATACATCGGAAGGGAATGAATTGGGTCCTACCCTTTCCTTTCGTGGAATTGATAATAGTGTCTACTATTTTTTGGACAAAGATGGTCGTTATTTAAATTATTCAGGTTGTGGCAATACATTGAATTGCGACCATCCGATTGTCAGGGACTTCATTTTGGATTGCCTTCGTTATTGGGTGGCGGTGATGCATATTGATGGTTTCCGTTTTGACCTTGCTTCGATATTGGGTAGAGATGAGAAAGGAAATGTTCACCCGGATGCACCGTTAATTGAGCGTATTGCGGAAGACCCGGTTTTGCGGCATGTAAAATTAATAGCGGAGGCATGGGACGCCAGTGGCGCCTATCATGTAGGTTCTTTCGGAGGATTGCGGTGGGCAGAATGGAATGGAAAATATCGGGATGATGTTCGCAGATATTGGCGAAATGACCCCGGTATGCTTCCTGTTTTTGCGACACGCATTGCAGGTAGCTCCGATTTGTATCAATGGGGCGGACGCTCACCCTTGCATAGTATTAATCTGATTACATGCCATGATGGATTCACCCTTCATGACCTTGTTACTTATTCTTGCAAGCATAATGAAGCCAATGGAGAGAATAATCGGGATGGAATGGATGAAAATTTCAGTTGTAATTATGGTGTTGAAGGGGAGACAGAGGACCCCGAAATAAATAAAATTCGAACACGGATGAAAAAGAATTTTCTGGCAACTTTATTTATTTCTTTAGGAGTTCCGATGATTCTGGGTGGTGATGAATTTGGTAGAACGCAAAATGGAAACAACAACGCCTATTGTCAGGATAATAAAATTTCCTGGTATGATTGGGATTTGTTTCAAAAAAATTATGATTTGTTCCGATTCTGTAAAGGGATGATTCAGTTAAGAAAAGAAAATCCTGCTTTGCGAAGAACTACCTTTTTTGACGGTATTCCGAAATACGGACAGCAGAAATGGCCAGATATTACCTGGTTTAATTCAGAGGGGAATACGGTAAATTGGGATGGGGAAGATTCTGTTTTCGGTTGTCGTATCGACCCGGAAGTCAATGAGGGTTATGCTTTATTTTTAATCTTTAATAATACTCCCTACGAGCGACAATTTTTAGTAACAGCGGAACCATGGCGTCTTCGTGTGAATACGGCAGAACCTTCACCCCGCGATTATTACGAACGACATCAAACCCGCATACTTACTGAACGAGTAATTACCATACAACCTCGTTCTGTCGTTATTCTCGAATCAAAAAGCAGTTCTTCAAATCAATAA
- a CDS encoding thioredoxin domain-containing protein, with amino-acid sequence MTKNRLANEKSIYLQSHADDPVDWYPWGTEALQKATTEEKPIFLSIGYSACHWCHVMQKECFKNPEIADMLNRNFVPIKVDREEHTDIDEIYMHAVVQITGSGGWPLSVFLTPNLKPFFGGTYFPPYSIGQHPGFLEILRYIQQLWIQKREQLETTGANLLALVQSHLSLPAGQSEGLDYQPLIDRAVASLYQSFDRDNGGWGIEPKFPPNLVLPFLLHYASIYNDARAKEMVEKTLVYLALSGLHDHVGGGFHRYCTDRIWHVPHFEKMLYDNAQIANIYLQYIPHTENHFLKFIGKRTLDYLITELYNSEEGFFSSQDADTEHEEGKFYVWEYDEIKNILGESAESFCKYFGVEKEGNWREFSTKGGMAKGKNILDHKYVGDDYNNWKIFASQYFNFLPHINKLLSIRNRREKPMKDNKCITSWNALAISACIKGSIYIADETYMMIAVKTAEHFLQDYKKLGFLPHILHNPKIEGFIEDYALFINALLDLYETMLDDRWIENTIMLAERMIHQFWDNEGVGFYRTSQTVRNQQRLSSKPILDHQEPSGNAMAAMALARLGFLVNSEYLDMAEQLCQGYYDWIQRVPEAFPAWLDTMLFLKHKPMECTIFSQGAKLLPVPMLTKIYHSRYPYFIMKKNKDIAREPRGSIALFCHKQTCSAPIYNIDEIIPAIKNLTKIKTN; translated from the coding sequence ATGACAAAGAATAGACTTGCAAATGAAAAAAGCATTTATCTCCAGAGCCATGCCGATGACCCTGTAGATTGGTATCCATGGGGAACAGAGGCACTCCAAAAAGCGACTACAGAAGAAAAGCCTATTTTTCTTTCCATCGGTTATTCAGCATGTCATTGGTGCCATGTGATGCAAAAGGAATGTTTCAAGAACCCAGAAATTGCGGATATGTTAAATCGAAACTTTGTGCCGATTAAAGTTGACCGTGAGGAACATACAGATATTGATGAAATATATATGCATGCGGTAGTCCAAATAACAGGTTCCGGTGGATGGCCTCTCTCTGTTTTTTTAACACCCAATTTAAAACCGTTTTTTGGTGGCACATATTTTCCTCCATATTCTATAGGTCAACATCCCGGTTTTCTGGAGATACTTCGCTATATACAGCAATTGTGGATACAAAAGCGTGAACAGTTAGAAACGACAGGTGCTAATTTGTTGGCTTTGGTGCAATCGCATTTATCTCTACCAGCAGGACAAAGTGAAGGACTGGATTATCAGCCACTTATAGATAGGGCGGTTGCATCTTTATATCAAAGTTTTGATAGGGACAATGGTGGTTGGGGTATTGAACCCAAATTCCCGCCCAATCTTGTTCTTCCTTTTCTTCTACATTATGCATCTATCTATAACGATGCTCGTGCCAAGGAGATGGTCGAGAAAACTTTAGTTTATCTTGCACTTTCAGGGCTTCATGACCATGTAGGCGGGGGATTTCACCGATACTGCACCGACCGTATCTGGCATGTCCCGCATTTCGAAAAGATGCTTTATGATAACGCCCAAATAGCGAATATTTATCTACAATATATTCCTCATACAGAAAATCATTTTTTGAAATTTATCGGTAAAAGGACACTCGATTATCTCATTACAGAATTGTATAATTCCGAAGAAGGCTTTTTTAGTTCACAAGATGCGGATACGGAACATGAGGAGGGGAAGTTTTATGTGTGGGAATATGATGAAATAAAAAATATTTTGGGAGAAAGTGCAGAAAGTTTTTGTAAATATTTCGGTGTAGAAAAGGAAGGAAACTGGAGAGAATTTTCAACAAAAGGTGGAATGGCTAAGGGTAAAAACATACTTGACCATAAATATGTCGGAGATGATTATAACAATTGGAAAATATTTGCAAGTCAGTATTTCAATTTTCTACCACACATTAACAAACTACTTTCTATCCGTAATCGCAGAGAAAAACCTATGAAGGATAACAAATGTATAACATCCTGGAACGCCCTTGCTATAAGTGCCTGTATCAAAGGAAGCATATATATAGCGGATGAAACATATATGATGATAGCAGTGAAAACAGCCGAACATTTTCTACAAGATTATAAAAAATTAGGTTTCTTACCCCATATTTTACATAATCCTAAAATTGAGGGATTTATTGAAGATTATGCTCTATTTATCAATGCATTGTTAGACCTCTATGAAACCATGCTTGATGATAGATGGATTGAGAATACAATAATGTTAGCGGAGAGAATGATACATCAATTCTGGGATAATGAGGGAGTAGGTTTTTATCGCACATCGCAAACTGTTCGTAATCAGCAGAGGTTATCCTCCAAACCTATTCTTGACCATCAGGAACCCTCAGGGAATGCTATGGCGGCTATGGCTCTGGCAAGATTAGGTTTCCTTGTCAATTCGGAATATCTGGATATGGCGGAGCAGTTATGTCAGGGGTATTATGATTGGATACAAAGGGTACCGGAGGCTTTTCCTGCATGGTTAGACACAATGCTTTTTCTAAAACACAAACCTATGGAATGCACAATATTTTCTCAAGGTGCAAAATTACTACCTGTCCCTATGTTAACGAAAATTTATCATTCACGATATCCTTATTTTATTATGAAAAAGAATAAAGATATAGCCAGAGAACCAAGAGGGAGTATAGCCCTATTTTGCCATAAACAGACTTGTTCCGCACCGATATATAATATTGATGAAATAATCCCAGCCATTAAAAATTTAACAAAAATAAAAACTAATTGA
- a CDS encoding nucleoside transporter C-terminal domain-containing protein gives MHLRFVSLLGLITFFFIAFLLSENRKNIKWNVVLWGIGLQFLIALFLLRADWLVWIPNMAIHTINSWLGFSLLPLISPKIGIYFFEWLKKGFDLISESSTAGAKFLFGNLADFFILDHALVQNSEGQLTPAEPFVVSAVVAFKVLPIIIFVSACSAILQHLKIIQNIVKGLAWLMQKSMKTSGAETFTTGLLVFLGIESMSAVRGYIEDMTRSELFTIMTAFLATIAVSVMVAYANFGAEPGHLITASLMSAPSAIAFAKILIPETGVPRTTDIKSVDIPIESQNIFDAASQGASLGLTMALNVGALLIVFVGLIHLFDTLTIAITGKTLSSLLSYLFLPFAYLMGVQPKDAGVFSELLAIKSVFNEFLAYQKFQTLIAENQIDTRSLTIATYALCGFANPGSIGIMIGGISSLAPNRRAEIAKMSIRAFIAGTFACFSTACIAGILAVN, from the coding sequence ATGCATCTTCGATTTGTTAGTTTATTAGGTTTAATAACATTCTTTTTCATTGCTTTTTTATTGAGTGAGAATAGAAAGAATATTAAATGGAATGTAGTCCTTTGGGGTATTGGGCTTCAGTTTCTCATTGCTTTGTTTCTTCTCCGTGCGGATTGGCTTGTTTGGATACCGAATATGGCTATCCATACCATAAACAGTTGGTTAGGGTTTTCTTTACTTCCGCTTATATCACCGAAAATTGGAATTTATTTCTTCGAATGGCTAAAAAAGGGATTTGATTTAATTTCTGAATCAAGTACCGCCGGGGCAAAATTCCTATTTGGTAATCTGGCAGACTTTTTCATTTTAGACCATGCACTGGTTCAGAATTCAGAAGGACAATTAACTCCAGCGGAACCGTTCGTAGTAAGTGCGGTAGTAGCCTTCAAGGTGCTTCCGATAATCATTTTTGTGTCTGCCTGTTCTGCTATCTTACAACACTTGAAAATTATTCAGAATATAGTCAAGGGATTAGCATGGCTTATGCAAAAATCAATGAAGACATCGGGGGCAGAGACTTTTACCACAGGTTTGCTGGTTTTTCTGGGCATTGAATCCATGAGTGCAGTTAGAGGTTATATTGAAGATATGACGCGTTCCGAATTGTTTACAATTATGACGGCATTTTTAGCAACCATTGCGGTGAGTGTTATGGTGGCTTATGCAAATTTTGGGGCAGAACCGGGACATCTAATCACAGCGTCTTTGATGAGTGCTCCTTCCGCTATCGCTTTTGCTAAAATACTCATTCCTGAAACGGGGGTACCCCGAACAACAGATATAAAGTCTGTAGATATACCGATTGAAAGTCAGAATATTTTTGATGCGGCTTCGCAAGGTGCCAGTTTGGGGCTAACGATGGCTTTGAATGTAGGGGCATTATTAATTGTATTTGTTGGGCTCATTCATCTTTTTGATACTCTTACAATCGCAATTACAGGTAAGACATTGAGCAGTCTTTTAAGTTATCTGTTTCTTCCATTTGCCTATTTAATGGGGGTCCAGCCTAAAGACGCCGGGGTATTTTCAGAATTACTGGCGATTAAATCGGTGTTTAATGAATTTTTAGCATATCAAAAATTTCAGACATTAATTGCAGAAAATCAAATTGACACCCGGTCTCTTACAATTGCAACCTATGCTCTTTGTGGTTTTGCAAATCCGGGAAGTATTGGAATAATGATTGGCGGTATATCTTCTTTGGCTCCGAATAGACGTGCAGAAATTGCCAAGATGAGTATTCGAGCCTTTATTGCAGGGACTTTTGCCTGTTTCTCGACAGCATGTATTGCAGGAATTCTTGCCGTGAATTAA
- the nrdR gene encoding transcriptional regulator NrdR yields the protein MKCPFCNHARSKVVDSRTSLEGNAIRRRRECLKCGRRYTTYERVEEVSSMVVKKDGRHENYQRWKVKQGIIKAIHKRPISLEQVEALIDDVEKSVFNAGKQEVTSREIGEAVIQRLKKLDEVAYVRFASVYRQFRDINEFMDELKGMLTTPGS from the coding sequence ATGAAATGTCCATTTTGTAATCATGCGAGAAGTAAAGTTGTAGACAGCCGAACTTCCTTAGAAGGGAATGCTATTCGACGACGGAGGGAATGTTTGAAGTGTGGGAGGAGATATACCACTTACGAGCGTGTGGAAGAGGTAAGTTCGATGGTAGTAAAAAAGGACGGCAGGCATGAGAATTATCAACGCTGGAAGGTAAAACAAGGGATTATAAAAGCAATCCATAAGAGGCCAATTAGTCTGGAGCAAGTAGAAGCGTTGATAGATGATGTTGAAAAGAGTGTTTTTAATGCGGGAAAACAAGAAGTAACCTCGCGAGAAATAGGTGAAGCCGTCATCCAACGATTAAAAAAGTTGGACGAAGTGGCGTATGTGCGATTTGCATCGGTATATCGCCAATTCCGTGATATAAATGAGTTTATGGATGAATTAAAAGGAATGTTAACAACTCCGGGAAGTTAG
- the rsmD gene encoding 16S rRNA (guanine(966)-N(2))-methyltransferase RsmD translates to MRVIAGIARGTKLLAPIGRDTRPTLDRVRTSLFDILSRQVENAKFLDCFAGTGANGIEAISRGAHCAYFVEYSKKAIHYIEANLKKTHFIDKGIIIKAELPQEVSLLPIEMDIVFMDPPYEFTKWEVLLSRMQEHGVFSVNALLIIEHSQFNPPSEQFPPLQKYREEKYGDTFLSFYS, encoded by the coding sequence ATGCGTGTTATTGCAGGAATAGCAAGAGGAACAAAATTACTGGCTCCAATAGGTAGAGATACAAGACCTACTCTGGATAGAGTAAGAACTTCACTTTTTGACATTTTAAGTCGTCAGGTAGAAAATGCAAAATTTTTAGATTGTTTTGCAGGAACAGGTGCTAATGGAATAGAAGCAATCAGTCGCGGAGCCCATTGTGCTTATTTTGTAGAATATTCTAAAAAAGCCATACATTATATTGAAGCCAACCTAAAAAAAACACATTTTATTGATAAAGGAATTATTATTAAAGCAGAATTGCCCCAAGAAGTTTCTTTGCTACCCATTGAAATGGATATTGTCTTTATGGACCCACCGTATGAATTTACAAAATGGGAGGTTCTTTTATCTCGTATGCAGGAACATGGCGTTTTCTCTGTAAATGCTCTATTAATTATTGAACATAGCCAATTTAATCCTCCTTCAGAACAGTTCCCACCTTTGCAAAAATACCGTGAAGAAAAATATGGAGACACTTTTTTGTCATTTTATTCTTGA